CCTTTGAAGGGTTCTTATGTTCTTTTACTCTATTTGCCTGCAGATGTTACAATAAAGACCAAGGGAAAAACTTTTTTCCTTAGAAAAGGGTTTTATGCATACGTTGGATCTGCCATGAATTCTCTCGAGAAAAGGGTTATGAGACACTTTAAGAAGAATAAAAAGCTTCATTGGCACATTGATTATTTAACATTGTATGCAAAACCAATTATCGCTTATTTAATACCTTCCGATACAAAAATAGAGGAGGAATTATCTCAATTAATCTCAACTCTTGGGGAAGTTATAGCTGGATTTGGTTCTTCGGATTTGAGTGTGAAAGGAAATTTGTTCTTCTTTGGGGAGTATAACCCGAAGGATGTCATTCGAAGGCTTCTGAACAGGCATTACCAGGATATTCTCGAGTTTCCGACTTTTTCCTGAAAGGCAAGCTTATAAAGAAAAAAGTCGGTTGGAATACTCAACTCAATTTTCTCTGTGTCTTTGGAGTGCATGAAAACGGATTTAAAGGAGGCAATAGCTAGATACTGGAATT
This is a stretch of genomic DNA from Pyrococcus sp. ST04. It encodes these proteins:
- a CDS encoding DUF123 domain-containing protein; amino-acid sequence: MKGSYVLLLYLPADVTIKTKGKTFFLRKGFYAYVGSAMNSLEKRVMRHFKKNKKLHWHIDYLTLYAKPIIAYLIPSDTKIEEELSQLISTLGEVIAGFGSSDLSVKGNLFFFGEYNPKDVIRRLLNRHYQDILEFPTFS